A region of Desulfonatronovibrio magnus DNA encodes the following proteins:
- a CDS encoding Rpn family recombination-promoting nuclease/putative transposase, whose amino-acid sequence MSTPNIHDSTIKYFLSDRQNAISLLKSMLPEKIVKQLDFNKIYYEKDSYLPKSLQSYYSDLVVSVPTKCGSYVAKVFFLLEHKSTFKKNTPLQFLRYILEFWEQYQKNTVETRLPVIIPILIAHPEEGWKPTKLSDLVNLPSDDFKIFIPDFNFLLYDAVNDDPEDYDFDETLKALFTLWRYSRSPEFIQGVQKAFQLIKKVDPEARLLDFVQLLLRYLELTRDEKEYIDIKKIAETEIDKGEVYMGTIAEMFRREGDERTKSEYENKIKEYENQINVLKNEWFGHAMLKNAQETLIDVAGDFHGPLPNSLQDKIKSIDSIDSLRTITRKFYKTQSMEEFSELVNRALQ is encoded by the coding sequence ATGAGTACACCAAATATTCATGACAGCACTATCAAGTACTTTTTGTCGGATCGGCAGAATGCCATCAGCTTATTAAAATCCATGCTCCCTGAAAAAATCGTGAAGCAGCTTGATTTTAATAAGATTTATTACGAGAAGGACTCATATCTGCCCAAGAGTCTGCAGAGTTACTATTCAGACCTGGTTGTCAGCGTGCCGACCAAATGCGGTTCATATGTAGCCAAAGTATTTTTTCTTCTGGAGCACAAAAGTACTTTTAAGAAGAATACCCCGCTGCAGTTCTTGAGATATATCTTAGAGTTCTGGGAGCAATACCAGAAAAATACTGTTGAAACTAGGTTGCCGGTCATTATCCCGATATTGATAGCTCATCCAGAGGAGGGTTGGAAGCCCACCAAGTTGTCAGACCTGGTCAACCTGCCCTCTGATGATTTCAAAATTTTCATTCCTGACTTTAACTTTTTGCTGTATGATGCAGTAAATGATGACCCGGAAGACTATGATTTTGATGAAACTTTAAAAGCTCTTTTTACCCTCTGGCGGTATTCCCGGTCTCCAGAATTCATACAAGGGGTCCAAAAAGCCTTTCAATTGATAAAGAAGGTTGATCCCGAGGCGCGCTTGCTCGATTTTGTGCAATTGCTTTTGCGCTACCTTGAGTTAACCAGGGACGAAAAGGAATATATTGACATAAAAAAGATTGCCGAAACCGAGATAGACAAAGGGGAGGTATATATGGGAACCATAGCTGAAATGTTTAGAAGAGAAGGGGATGAGAGGACGAAGTCAGAGTATGAAAATAAAATTAAAGAGTATGAAAATCAAATTAATGTGTTGAAAAATGAATGGTTTGGTCATGCTATGCTTAAAAACGCCCAAGAAACCCTTATAGATGTAGCTGGCGACTTTCACGGCCCTTTACCGAATTCTCTCCAGGATAAAATCAAATCTATAGACTCCATCGATAGCCTGCGGACCATAACCAGAAAGTTTTATAAAACTCAGTCCATGGAAGAATTCTCCGAGCTCGTAAACCGAGCACTACAATAA
- a CDS encoding type II toxin-antitoxin system HicB family antitoxin — translation MKIQTTIQIWQKQSWYIATCPELDFISQGQTKDEARANLMEVIDIQFEEMAELGTLYGYLEECGYIITDDNAISQFEMIGFEKLDMQVQQ, via the coding sequence ATGAAAATACAAACCACTATCCAGATATGGCAAAAACAATCCTGGTATATAGCCACTTGTCCGGAGTTGGATTTTATTTCCCAGGGGCAAACCAAAGATGAAGCAAGGGCGAACTTGATGGAGGTTATAGATATCCAGTTTGAAGAAATGGCTGAACTTGGAACTTTATATGGATACCTTGAAGAATGTGGATACATAATAACTGATGACAATGCCATCTCCCAATTTGAAATGATCGGATTTGAGAAATTGGATATGCAGGTGCAGCAATGA
- a CDS encoding Rpn family recombination-promoting nuclease/putative transposase yields MEPTTYVDKKLKKHYSDLVFSVRLVGYKNQFARIYLLFEKKRYLALPGIGTGINLDEIQWMAIDVTGFLPISNGIISFG; encoded by the coding sequence CTGGAACCTACAACTTATGTAGACAAGAAGCTCAAGAAGCACTACTCCGACCTGGTATTCAGCGTACGATTGGTTGGTTATAAAAACCAGTTTGCCAGAATTTATCTGTTATTTGAGAAAAAAAGGTATCTGGCCCTGCCTGGTATCGGTACTGGCATAAACCTTGACGAGATCCAGTGGATGGCTATTGATGTCACCGGATTTCTGCCAATCAGTAACGGGATAATCAGCTTCGGATGA
- a CDS encoding LicD family protein: protein MDQIKKNSVLRVTSDQGILYNSNGLNFQIIHGFSVFNNVQDLFDKGWYLTKKGGLILPLAVDEHKRSKVFALYVGLNKYFKKNFGYNLWVAHGSLLGLYRDRALIPFDDDFDLAYLSRMTNQREIMFERIHIASKMKLDGWNMSFSATGLFKLMPKDEVGDPEKDKYLDIMPAWWQNNHLFCLAWTMFKITPEDMMPLQEVEYYGTKFLFPRRPEVFLRHKYGPGWNTPNKGYTPKRPAGSDQILNQGMARPAEVAMFSL from the coding sequence TTGGATCAAATTAAGAAAAACTCTGTCTTAAGAGTTACCAGTGATCAGGGAATTCTTTACAACTCTAACGGCTTAAACTTCCAAATTATCCACGGATTTTCAGTTTTTAACAATGTGCAGGATCTCTTTGATAAAGGATGGTACCTCACTAAAAAGGGTGGCCTGATCCTACCACTGGCAGTTGATGAACATAAGAGATCTAAAGTATTTGCTTTATACGTTGGGTTGAATAAATATTTTAAAAAAAACTTTGGATACAACCTCTGGGTTGCTCATGGCTCACTACTTGGATTGTATCGTGATAGAGCCTTAATCCCTTTCGATGATGACTTTGATTTAGCTTACCTTTCCAGGATGACAAACCAAAGAGAGATAATGTTTGAGAGAATTCACATTGCGAGTAAAATGAAGCTCGACGGATGGAACATGTCCTTTTCTGCAACCGGCCTGTTTAAGCTTATGCCTAAAGATGAAGTGGGTGACCCTGAAAAAGACAAGTATTTAGATATTATGCCTGCGTGGTGGCAAAACAATCACCTTTTTTGTCTTGCCTGGACCATGTTTAAAATAACTCCTGAAGACATGATGCCCCTGCAGGAAGTAGAATACTACGGAACAAAGTTCCTGTTTCCCAGAAGGCCAGAGGTATTTTTAAGACATAAATATGGCCCAGGCTGGAATACTCCTAATAAGGGATACACACCTAAAAGGCCTGCAGGTTCTGATCAGATATTAAACCAGGGCATGGCCAGGCCAGCTGAGGTTGCCATGTTTTCATTGTAA
- a CDS encoding type II toxin-antitoxin system HicA family toxin — translation MTKLSPTGWQTQVKIFEFFGCHYKRKKGSHHILTFHGAKRAVVIPEYNEIDVDIIKNNMRTVGMSREEYFALLEKV, via the coding sequence ATGACAAAGCTGTCACCAACTGGATGGCAGACTCAAGTAAAGATATTTGAATTCTTCGGATGTCATTATAAACGAAAGAAGGGATCACACCATATCCTTACTTTTCATGGTGCCAAGAGGGCAGTAGTCATTCCTGAATATAATGAAATTGATGTGGATATCATCAAGAACAACATGCGTACTGTTGGTATGAGCAGGGAAGAGTACTTTGCACTGCTTGAAAAGGTTTAA
- a CDS encoding ATP-binding protein: protein MFVNREREILRLQRALGRETVCLIVVYGRRRCGKTTLLRHVLPANAIYFAADQREQPLQIAALARQADMLVPGFGKPVYPDWESLFTSLNLALPELATLCIDEFPYLVKNCPELPSIVQRLVDAKTLRYHLILCGSSQQMMHGMVLDGASPLYGRCDEVLRLKPMGISHLKAYLNVNAVDAVREFGVWGGVPRYWEIRRQSGSFADAVKNNLLDQFGVLHEEPERLFYDEMRTSTQAYSVLCLIGAGCHRVSEIAGRLGKPATHLSRMLGFLIDLGYVRRELPFGESVRSTKKTLYKIDDPFMNFFFTFLAPNKSRLEFGLVDQVWGDISKQYDQYLSGTWEHLCRGAVPFLEFDGKRFNPSSRWWGTGLDGKAMELDLMAESVDQSTLLLGEAKWSDKVNMGALHGELERKARQAPLVKGRQVIPVLFVKNAREETFSDVGCKVLTPSAVIGGMG, encoded by the coding sequence ATGTTCGTCAACAGGGAAAGAGAAATATTGCGGCTGCAACGGGCTCTTGGCCGGGAAACAGTCTGCCTGATCGTGGTTTATGGCCGCCGGAGATGCGGAAAAACAACCCTTTTGCGGCATGTCCTTCCGGCGAACGCCATTTATTTCGCGGCGGACCAGAGGGAGCAGCCTTTGCAAATCGCGGCCCTGGCCAGGCAGGCGGACATGCTGGTACCCGGGTTTGGCAAACCTGTTTATCCGGACTGGGAAAGTCTTTTCACAAGCCTCAATCTCGCTCTGCCGGAGCTGGCAACGTTGTGCATCGACGAATTTCCCTATCTGGTCAAGAACTGTCCGGAATTGCCGTCCATTGTCCAGAGGCTGGTGGATGCAAAAACTCTTCGGTATCATTTGATACTTTGCGGGTCTTCCCAGCAGATGATGCACGGCATGGTGCTGGACGGCGCTTCCCCGCTCTACGGGCGCTGTGATGAAGTCCTGCGCCTCAAGCCCATGGGGATATCCCATCTCAAGGCGTATCTAAATGTCAACGCCGTGGATGCGGTGCGGGAGTTCGGGGTGTGGGGCGGTGTTCCCCGGTATTGGGAGATCCGGAGGCAGTCCGGGAGTTTTGCAGATGCCGTCAAAAACAATCTCCTGGATCAATTCGGAGTACTTCATGAAGAACCTGAGCGACTATTTTACGATGAGATGCGTACGTCGACCCAGGCCTATTCCGTCTTGTGCCTGATCGGAGCGGGATGTCACCGGGTTTCTGAAATCGCGGGCCGTTTGGGAAAACCGGCCACCCACCTGTCCCGGATGCTCGGTTTTCTGATCGACCTCGGGTATGTCCGCAGGGAACTGCCTTTTGGCGAATCGGTCCGTTCCACCAAGAAAACCCTCTACAAGATTGACGATCCTTTTATGAATTTCTTTTTCACATTTCTCGCTCCCAACAAAAGCAGGCTTGAGTTCGGGCTGGTTGATCAGGTCTGGGGCGACATCAGCAAACAATACGATCAATATCTTTCAGGAACATGGGAACATCTTTGCCGCGGCGCGGTCCCGTTTCTTGAGTTTGACGGCAAGCGTTTCAACCCATCAAGCCGCTGGTGGGGAACCGGGCTGGACGGCAAGGCCATGGAGCTGGACCTGATGGCCGAGTCCGTTGATCAAAGCACTCTTCTGCTTGGTGAGGCCAAATGGAGCGACAAGGTCAATATGGGTGCGCTGCACGGCGAACTGGAGCGCAAGGCCAGGCAGGCTCCGCTTGTCAAGGGCAGACAGGTGATTCCGGTTTTGTTTGTGAAAAATGCCCGAGAAGAAACTTTTTCCGATGTGGGTTGCAAAGTTTTGACTCCGAGCGCTGTAATCGGCGGCATGGGGTGA